In Meiothermus ruber DSM 1279, the following proteins share a genomic window:
- the erpA gene encoding iron-sulfur cluster insertion protein ErpA gives MVQEQTVLSITPLAAERAKEILHRYNKPDAAIRVFIKSGGCSGYQYGMAVDERELEGDTVVEMHGVRLVVDRMSLPLLVGSEVDWVENLMGGGFSVNNPNATSSCGCGHSFRTDGAKAPVGEGSSGCCGG, from the coding sequence GTGGTTCAGGAGCAGACGGTGCTTTCCATTACGCCCCTGGCGGCTGAGCGCGCCAAGGAGATTCTCCACCGCTACAACAAACCCGATGCGGCCATTCGGGTGTTTATCAAGTCGGGGGGCTGTAGTGGCTATCAGTACGGCATGGCGGTAGACGAACGGGAGCTCGAGGGCGACACCGTAGTGGAGATGCACGGGGTGCGCCTGGTGGTGGATCGTATGTCTTTGCCCCTGCTGGTAGGCTCCGAAGTGGACTGGGTTGAAAATCTGATGGGGGGAGGCTTTAGCGTCAATAACCCCAACGCCACCTCCTCGTGCGGCTGCGGCCATTCGTTCCGCACCGACGGAGCCAAAGCGCCCGTGGGCGAGGGCAGCAGCGGCTGCTGCGGCGGCTGA
- a CDS encoding M24 family metallopeptidase has translation MEIAKAQQALQEARIPGWLLYSFQGSNALALEALGLQGRMLSRRFAYLIPAQGEPVLIVHAIEKTSFPDLPGQWVVFSSWEQFVRALQTHVAPLGRIAMEYHPGGGIPYLSRIDAGTLELLRGMGLEVVSSAEILLQFQTWTPSELAAHKRAAAGIEAALAHALGYVRSRLDQPPSELEVQAEICKVFAARGLVFDHPAMVAYGPNAANPHHSVGESRLERGQVMLIDLWCKEPGGPYADVTWMAGWDVSDEIQRAWAVVRKARDTALEHCRQAYAAGRQPRGFELDRAAREVIEQAGMGAYVLHRTGHHLGFSATHGNGTHLDDLETHDTRPLIPGLAFTIEPGVYPGPFGIRSEINVYLHPSGPEVTTGLQQEMERL, from the coding sequence ATGGAGATCGCCAAGGCCCAACAAGCCCTGCAAGAAGCCCGCATCCCCGGTTGGTTGCTCTACAGTTTCCAGGGTAGCAACGCGCTGGCGCTGGAAGCCCTGGGGCTACAGGGGCGGATGCTCAGCCGCCGCTTTGCCTATCTGATCCCGGCCCAGGGGGAACCCGTCTTAATCGTACACGCCATCGAGAAAACCAGCTTCCCCGACCTGCCCGGCCAGTGGGTGGTCTTCTCGAGCTGGGAACAATTCGTCCGGGCCCTGCAAACCCATGTGGCGCCGCTGGGGCGCATTGCCATGGAGTACCACCCCGGTGGGGGGATCCCTTACCTCTCACGCATAGACGCCGGAACCCTGGAGCTGCTGCGGGGCATGGGGCTCGAGGTGGTCTCGTCAGCAGAAATCCTGCTGCAGTTCCAGACCTGGACACCCAGCGAGCTGGCCGCTCACAAGCGCGCAGCCGCCGGCATCGAGGCGGCCCTGGCGCATGCCCTGGGTTATGTGCGAAGCCGGCTCGACCAACCCCCCAGCGAGCTCGAGGTACAGGCGGAAATCTGCAAGGTCTTTGCGGCCAGGGGCCTGGTTTTCGATCATCCGGCTATGGTGGCCTACGGCCCCAACGCCGCCAACCCCCATCACAGCGTGGGGGAAAGCCGGCTCGAGCGGGGCCAGGTGATGCTGATTGATCTATGGTGCAAGGAGCCCGGCGGCCCCTACGCCGACGTAACCTGGATGGCCGGTTGGGATGTATCCGATGAAATTCAGCGCGCCTGGGCGGTGGTGCGGAAGGCCCGGGACACCGCGCTCGAGCACTGCCGACAGGCCTATGCCGCTGGGCGGCAGCCCAGGGGGTTCGAACTCGACCGGGCAGCCCGGGAGGTAATCGAGCAGGCCGGTATGGGGGCCTATGTGCTGCACCGCACCGGCCACCATCTGGGTTTTAGCGCCACTCACGGCAACGGCACCCACCTCGACGACCTCGAGACCCACGACACCCGCCCGCTGATCCCCGGCCTGGCCTTCACCATCGAGCCTGGGGTTTATCCGGGGCCTTTCGGCATCCGCAGTGAAATTAATGTCTATCTGCACCCAAGCGGCCCCGAGGTGACCACCGGCCTGCAACAGGAGATGGAGCGGCTTTGA
- a CDS encoding ribose-phosphate diphosphokinase, which produces MERPLMVFSGQSNLPLAQEIADNLGVPLGKSITERFANDCLFVRYEQSLREGDIFIIQSLTPPVQDHLVELLMMIDAAKSSSAARVTAVIPYYSYARSDKKDAPRISIAARLVADLIQAAGADRVLTMTLHSAQVHGFFKVPVDHLSAEPVIANYFATRVEKLENAVVVAPDAGDLKRASSLARRLALPIAFIDKQRLSDTEVTSRGLVGDVRGKTALVIDDEVSTAGTLVQAAESLVQNGAQAVYAAFTHGVYVGPAIDRIDKAPIVEVAATNTCTYKARPSSKIKQLSVGPLFAEAIWRIHRGESVSSLFT; this is translated from the coding sequence ATGGAACGACCCCTGATGGTATTTAGCGGACAGTCCAACCTACCCCTGGCCCAAGAAATAGCCGATAACCTGGGGGTTCCTCTTGGCAAAAGCATCACCGAGCGCTTTGCCAACGACTGTCTCTTCGTCCGATACGAACAAAGCCTCCGCGAGGGCGATATTTTTATCATCCAATCGCTCACCCCCCCGGTGCAGGATCACCTGGTAGAACTCCTGATGATGATCGACGCGGCTAAAAGCAGCAGCGCGGCCCGGGTCACGGCGGTCATTCCTTATTACTCCTATGCCCGCAGCGACAAAAAAGACGCCCCCCGCATCTCGATTGCGGCAAGGCTGGTCGCCGACCTGATCCAGGCCGCCGGAGCCGACCGGGTGCTGACCATGACGCTTCACTCGGCCCAGGTGCACGGGTTTTTCAAGGTTCCTGTAGACCACCTTTCCGCCGAGCCGGTCATCGCCAACTACTTTGCCACCCGTGTAGAAAAGCTGGAAAATGCCGTGGTAGTAGCGCCCGACGCTGGCGATCTCAAGCGGGCCAGTTCGCTGGCCCGCCGCCTGGCCCTGCCCATTGCCTTCATCGATAAGCAGCGACTGTCCGATACCGAGGTGACCTCGAGGGGGCTGGTCGGCGACGTGCGGGGTAAAACCGCCCTGGTCATAGACGACGAGGTCTCGACGGCCGGAACCCTGGTTCAGGCCGCCGAATCCCTGGTACAAAACGGAGCCCAGGCGGTTTATGCCGCTTTTACCCACGGCGTGTACGTGGGCCCCGCCATCGACCGGATCGACAAAGCCCCCATTGTAGAGGTGGCGGCCACCAACACCTGCACCTACAAAGCCCGGCCCAGCAGCAAAATCAAGCAGCTCAGCGTAGGGCCCCTCTTCGCCGAGGCCATCTGGCGCATACACCGGGGGGAGTCGGTCTCGAGCCTCTTCACATAA
- a CDS encoding LCP family protein, giving the protein MRRVVLFLVLLLLAAAAWWAYPLLQPLLRYGTLPRNLDRPLNLLVLGVAPEYRYYHQRAPENFRGLSDVNLLVRFDPTAKRIVVLSIPRDVYVRIPGYGWYIINHANKFGGPDLAKQVVSSLTGVEIDAYLAVSVEAIRNGVDALGGITVCVEKAMQYRDEAAKLDINLEPGCQQLNGVQAEGYLRFRHDALGDIGRIQRQQNFFHALKQQVLTPSGLLRLPQAIASVEQNIRTDLTRTQIASLMGFAIQQPQLVSFLTPGRFGQGWEVDRAELQKLVQRYFADAPEATKASLEDLRGREAVVLYAAPQESAAIEMRGKLRGLGLRVLLREIETTPPHSEVLTNGEAELAEVLGGAIGLPARVSGEAALYADLTVRIGADLVNPNGPSQ; this is encoded by the coding sequence ATGCGGCGTGTCGTCCTCTTTCTGGTTCTGCTTCTTCTGGCAGCGGCGGCCTGGTGGGCCTATCCCTTGCTTCAACCCTTGCTGCGCTACGGCACTTTGCCGCGTAACCTGGATCGCCCCCTCAACCTCCTGGTGCTGGGGGTGGCGCCCGAGTACAGGTATTACCATCAGCGCGCACCCGAGAACTTTCGTGGCCTGTCGGATGTGAACCTGCTGGTGCGCTTCGACCCAACGGCCAAGCGCATTGTGGTGCTCTCGATTCCCAGGGATGTGTACGTGCGGATTCCCGGCTATGGTTGGTACATCATCAACCACGCCAACAAGTTTGGCGGCCCCGACCTGGCCAAGCAGGTGGTAAGCAGCCTGACAGGGGTAGAGATCGACGCCTATCTGGCGGTCAGCGTAGAGGCCATCCGCAACGGGGTGGACGCCTTGGGGGGCATCACCGTTTGCGTGGAGAAAGCCATGCAGTACAGGGATGAGGCCGCAAAACTGGACATCAACCTCGAGCCCGGCTGCCAACAACTCAATGGGGTGCAGGCCGAGGGCTACTTGCGCTTTCGCCATGACGCTTTGGGCGATATTGGCCGCATTCAGCGTCAGCAGAACTTCTTTCATGCTCTAAAGCAGCAAGTTCTCACGCCCAGCGGCCTGTTACGCCTGCCACAGGCCATCGCCAGCGTGGAGCAGAACATCCGCACCGATCTGACCCGCACACAGATTGCCAGCCTGATGGGTTTTGCCATACAGCAACCCCAGTTGGTCTCCTTTCTGACCCCCGGCCGCTTCGGCCAGGGCTGGGAGGTGGATCGGGCCGAGCTGCAAAAACTGGTTCAGCGCTACTTCGCCGATGCGCCGGAAGCGACCAAAGCCAGCCTGGAGGATTTACGGGGCCGCGAAGCCGTGGTGCTTTATGCCGCACCGCAGGAGTCCGCAGCCATAGAGATGCGGGGCAAACTGCGGGGGCTGGGGCTCCGGGTGCTGCTGCGGGAAATCGAGACCACCCCCCCGCACAGCGAGGTGTTGACCAACGGTGAGGCCGAGCTGGCCGAGGTGCTGGGCGGGGCCATCGGGCTGCCTGCGCGGGTCTCGGGCGAAGCGGCTCTGTACGCCGATCTGACGGTGCGCATTGGGGCCGATCTGGTCAACCCCAATGGGCCGAGCCAGTAG
- a CDS encoding phosphohydrolase, whose translation MSDGGTVMNERTVQVTQPKAKLYVEADLAIREGLQRYPKALAAYEMLTADSEARGHWDMANYITVRKLGYNDHGRVHALLTGAASVTILQLLVDHGVKPDVMESGVGDLDDAFLTVLLSTMLHDIGNQVHRVRHESFSVMLAIPILDRILEKLYRDPEQRIELRAFMLHSINSHDLEPEPLTIEAGITAVADGTDISKGRGRKAFALGSVDIHSISALAVDEVQILKGEQVPVEIRVIMNNSAGIFQVEEVLTKKVLRSPIRDYVTVIASTHDTEHDQRIIRRVRLHETEPRFTLD comes from the coding sequence ATGAGCGATGGCGGCACGGTTATGAACGAACGCACGGTTCAGGTTACCCAGCCCAAGGCCAAGCTCTACGTCGAGGCCGATCTGGCCATCCGCGAGGGCTTGCAACGCTACCCCAAGGCGCTGGCTGCCTACGAGATGCTCACCGCCGACTCCGAGGCCCGGGGCCACTGGGATATGGCCAACTACATTACCGTGCGCAAGCTGGGCTACAACGACCACGGAAGGGTGCACGCCCTGCTGACCGGTGCAGCCAGCGTGACCATTCTGCAGCTACTGGTCGACCACGGGGTCAAGCCCGACGTGATGGAGAGTGGTGTGGGTGATCTGGACGACGCTTTTCTCACCGTGCTGCTCTCCACCATGCTGCATGACATCGGAAACCAGGTGCACCGGGTGCGCCACGAGTCCTTCAGCGTGATGCTGGCCATTCCCATCCTGGACAGGATATTAGAAAAACTCTACCGCGACCCCGAGCAGCGCATCGAGCTGCGGGCTTTTATGCTGCACTCGATCAACAGCCACGACCTCGAGCCTGAGCCTCTGACCATCGAGGCGGGTATCACCGCCGTGGCCGATGGAACCGATATCTCCAAGGGCCGGGGGCGCAAGGCTTTTGCCCTGGGTTCGGTAGACATTCATTCGATCAGCGCCCTGGCCGTTGACGAGGTGCAGATTCTAAAAGGGGAGCAGGTGCCGGTGGAGATACGGGTGATCATGAACAACTCCGCGGGCATCTTCCAGGTAGAGGAGGTGCTAACCAAAAAGGTATTGCGCAGCCCCATCCGCGACTACGTCACGGTCATCGCTAGCACCCACGATACCGAACACGACCAGCGCATCATCCGCCGGGTGCGCCTGCACGAGACGGAACCCCGCTTTACCCTGGACTAG
- a CDS encoding enoyl-CoA hydratase/isomerase family protein, whose product MAQTFELELPEFEYLTYRVEDGMGIVTISRPQALNALNQDLLIELASVTEVITQDPEVKVAIFTGEGKAFVAGADIAQIASLQDVFAAREFAIMGQSVFNEIAALPVPSIAAINGYALGGGLELALACDLRVASRNAKLGLPEVGLGIIPGFGGTQRLPRLVGRGRALDLIFTGRHVPAEEALGLGLVNRVGEDALQTAKELAAAILKNGPVALALAKEAVGRGENLDLQEALEVEADLFGLACATQDMREGTRAFLEKRPAQFKGE is encoded by the coding sequence ATGGCACAGACCTTTGAACTCGAGCTGCCCGAATTCGAGTACCTGACCTACCGGGTCGAGGACGGGATGGGTATTGTCACCATCAGCCGCCCCCAGGCCCTCAACGCCCTCAACCAGGATCTGCTTATCGAACTGGCTAGCGTGACCGAGGTCATCACCCAGGATCCCGAGGTAAAAGTAGCCATCTTTACCGGAGAAGGTAAGGCTTTTGTGGCGGGAGCCGATATCGCCCAGATTGCCAGCCTGCAGGATGTGTTTGCTGCGCGGGAGTTTGCCATTATGGGCCAGTCGGTTTTCAACGAGATTGCAGCCCTGCCGGTGCCCAGCATCGCGGCCATCAACGGCTATGCCCTGGGGGGTGGGCTCGAGCTGGCCCTGGCCTGTGACCTGCGGGTCGCCAGCCGCAACGCCAAGCTGGGCCTTCCTGAGGTGGGGCTGGGCATCATCCCTGGCTTTGGAGGAACCCAGCGCCTGCCGCGCCTGGTAGGCCGGGGCCGCGCCCTGGATCTCATTTTTACCGGGCGGCACGTACCTGCCGAGGAAGCCCTGGGCCTGGGCCTGGTCAACCGGGTGGGCGAGGATGCCCTGCAGACCGCCAAGGAGCTGGCTGCGGCCATCTTGAAAAACGGCCCGGTGGCCCTGGCCTTGGCTAAGGAGGCGGTGGGGCGGGGTGAGAACCTGGATTTGCAGGAGGCCCTCGAGGTCGAGGCCGATCTGTTTGGCCTGGCCTGTGCGACCCAGGATATGCGCGAGGGCACCAGGGCCTTCCTGGAAAAGCGCCCGGCGCAGTTTAAAGGGGAGTGA
- a CDS encoding DNA polymerase, translated as MEQPSLFSSESPSVELPRPDRIWLVDGHHLAYRSYFAFEKLATSRGEPTQAIFGFLRTLLKLLKEDGDCVIVVFDPPTRTFRHDAFEEYKAGRAATPDDFHPQLEKIKELVDLMGLQRLEVPGYEADDVIGTLAKKAEQEGYPVRILTGDRDSFQLLSEAVQVMLPDGRLMHPQAVQEKYGVSVAQWVDYRSLVGDSSDNLPGAKGIGEKTAAKLLQEWGSLEGLYANLEALSPKIRASLEESRDNVQLSRTLSLIHTDLPLELDFRDCHRREPDRGALREALEKLEFGSILRELNLLAAPPAAEEAPWPPPPEAFLGYTLDRAQPMWANWLGLAAYAGGKVYRGQPSLQELKKFPEIRSMVAKDLSVLALKEGVWVPPGDDPMLLAYLYDPSNSDPASTVRRYGAGDWGSDPGERAQAAHTLWETLQSRIGENPKIEWLYQQIEKPLSAVLARIEARGISLNAEYLLQLSEELAKEISYLEAEIHRLAGRSFNVNSRDQLEVVLYDELKLSAPGRKTQTGKRSTAASALEELLGQHPIIERILTYRELTKLKSTYLDPLPKLIHPKTGRLHTRFNQTGTATGRLSSVDPNLQNIPVRTEIGRRIRKAFRAAPGMRLVVADYSQIELRVLAHLSGDENLINVFREGRDIHTQTAAWMFGLEPDKVGAEQRRAAKCLVEGTKVATGRGWLPIEQVRVGDCVQTDGKMRRVVGLLDNGIQPTIRISTQRGFELRGTPHHRIRVVAKDGAVVWRQLQHLQAGDQVVLRRHGAFGYCNDLPPLEPVAITRHKPLPWPQHLDQKMALWLGYMVAEGTAIRAKQHRERYGVVLMGLGRRDLDVLDEVGALWEWLAGSRLKRYEKQRSVHWAVASTDLAEWIAKWCGAKSDQKRIPNFLWQAPASIQASFLQALFEGDGSISRRRGTTYIRFATASLQLAKDVQRMLLNFGIASTRSAEPRGQHKTSHILLIGEPSDVERFAKHIGFRSQRKSALLRQHTTRRSTYIMPHQEQRLRRIYAALSLKGRDKEKIYECIRTHAQPVGLNATRIQLLLSDPAISGHRYTRVWRWWHENDLFADAISLVEVAKPARVYDLSVEGKPAYLAEGFVSHNTINFGVLYGMSAHRLSNELSISYAEAEGFIERYFASYPKVREWIERVLADARQTGYVETMFGRRRFVADLGSRVRSVREAAERMAFNMPVQGTAADLMKLAMVKLQPELEPLEAHLVLQVHDELLVEAPADKAEAVAGVVREVMQQAWALAVPLEVGTGIGENWLEAK; from the coding sequence GTGGAGCAACCCAGTCTATTCAGCAGCGAAAGCCCGTCCGTCGAGCTGCCCAGGCCCGATCGCATCTGGCTGGTGGATGGGCATCACCTGGCTTACCGCAGCTACTTTGCCTTCGAAAAGCTGGCGACCTCGAGGGGCGAACCCACCCAGGCCATTTTTGGCTTTCTGCGCACCTTACTCAAACTCCTCAAGGAAGACGGCGACTGCGTGATCGTGGTCTTCGACCCGCCCACCAGAACCTTCCGGCACGACGCTTTTGAGGAGTACAAGGCCGGACGGGCGGCCACCCCCGACGACTTTCACCCGCAGCTAGAGAAAATCAAAGAACTGGTGGATCTGATGGGCCTCCAACGGCTGGAAGTGCCGGGCTACGAGGCCGACGACGTGATTGGAACCCTGGCCAAAAAAGCAGAACAGGAGGGCTATCCAGTGCGCATCCTGACCGGCGATCGCGACAGCTTTCAGCTGCTCTCCGAGGCCGTGCAGGTGATGCTGCCCGACGGACGGCTAATGCACCCCCAGGCCGTGCAGGAGAAGTACGGTGTATCGGTGGCGCAGTGGGTGGATTACCGCTCGCTGGTGGGCGATTCTTCCGATAACCTGCCGGGAGCCAAGGGCATCGGAGAAAAGACCGCGGCCAAGCTCTTGCAGGAGTGGGGATCGCTGGAAGGTCTGTACGCAAACTTAGAAGCCCTGTCCCCCAAAATTCGCGCCAGCCTCGAGGAGAGCCGGGACAACGTTCAGCTCTCCCGGACGCTTTCGCTAATCCACACCGACCTTCCCCTCGAGCTCGACTTCCGCGACTGCCACCGGCGTGAACCCGACCGCGGGGCCCTGCGCGAAGCCCTGGAAAAACTCGAGTTCGGCTCCATTCTACGCGAGCTAAACCTGCTGGCCGCCCCTCCCGCCGCCGAGGAAGCTCCCTGGCCCCCCCCGCCCGAGGCCTTTCTGGGCTACACCCTCGACCGCGCCCAGCCCATGTGGGCCAACTGGCTGGGTCTGGCCGCCTATGCCGGGGGCAAGGTGTACCGGGGCCAGCCCAGCCTGCAGGAGCTCAAAAAGTTCCCCGAGATTCGCAGCATGGTGGCCAAAGACCTCTCGGTGCTGGCCCTCAAGGAAGGGGTCTGGGTGCCCCCCGGCGACGACCCCATGCTGCTGGCCTACCTCTACGACCCCTCCAACTCCGACCCCGCCAGCACCGTGCGGCGCTACGGGGCCGGGGACTGGGGTTCCGACCCTGGCGAGCGGGCCCAGGCCGCCCATACCCTATGGGAGACCCTGCAAAGCCGCATCGGTGAGAACCCCAAAATCGAGTGGCTGTATCAGCAGATCGAAAAACCGCTCTCGGCGGTTTTGGCCCGAATCGAGGCCCGGGGCATCTCCCTCAATGCCGAATACCTGTTGCAACTTTCGGAAGAACTTGCCAAGGAAATTTCCTACCTCGAGGCCGAGATTCACCGGCTGGCCGGGCGTTCTTTTAACGTGAACTCACGCGATCAGCTCGAGGTGGTGCTCTACGACGAACTCAAACTGAGCGCCCCGGGCCGCAAGACCCAGACCGGCAAACGCTCCACCGCTGCCAGCGCGCTCGAGGAGCTGTTAGGCCAGCACCCCATCATCGAACGCATCCTGACCTACCGCGAGCTGACCAAGCTCAAAAGCACCTACCTCGACCCGCTCCCCAAGCTAATTCACCCCAAAACCGGCCGCCTGCACACCCGCTTCAACCAGACCGGCACCGCCACCGGGCGGCTTTCCTCGGTGGATCCCAACCTGCAAAACATCCCCGTGCGCACCGAGATTGGCCGCCGCATCCGCAAGGCCTTCCGGGCGGCACCGGGGATGAGGCTGGTGGTGGCCGACTACTCCCAGATCGAGCTGCGGGTGCTGGCCCACCTCTCGGGTGACGAGAACCTGATTAATGTCTTCCGCGAAGGCCGGGACATCCACACCCAGACCGCGGCCTGGATGTTCGGGTTGGAGCCGGACAAAGTGGGGGCCGAACAGCGCCGGGCTGCGAAATGCCTTGTCGAGGGAACCAAAGTCGCCACCGGACGAGGGTGGCTTCCCATCGAGCAGGTGCGTGTTGGTGACTGTGTGCAAACCGACGGCAAGATGCGAAGGGTAGTCGGGCTGCTGGATAACGGTATTCAGCCAACCATACGGATCAGTACCCAACGGGGATTTGAGTTACGTGGCACGCCCCATCATCGAATTCGCGTTGTTGCTAAAGACGGTGCAGTTGTCTGGCGACAACTTCAGCACCTACAGGCAGGCGATCAAGTGGTCTTAAGAAGGCATGGTGCGTTTGGATACTGCAATGATCTACCCCCACTTGAACCGGTTGCCATCACCCGCCACAAGCCATTACCCTGGCCTCAACATCTAGACCAAAAAATGGCGCTCTGGCTTGGTTATATGGTGGCAGAAGGAACAGCCATCCGAGCCAAACAGCACCGGGAGCGCTATGGCGTGGTGCTTATGGGGTTGGGCCGCCGGGATTTGGACGTGCTGGATGAAGTGGGTGCACTGTGGGAATGGCTGGCGGGGAGCCGCCTGAAGCGGTATGAAAAGCAGCGAAGTGTTCATTGGGCTGTTGCAAGCACTGATCTAGCCGAGTGGATTGCCAAGTGGTGTGGCGCTAAATCTGACCAAAAGCGCATCCCCAACTTCCTGTGGCAAGCGCCCGCATCCATTCAGGCTAGCTTCCTTCAGGCGTTGTTTGAAGGGGATGGCAGTATTAGTCGGCGTAGAGGGACAACCTACATTCGCTTTGCCACTGCCAGCCTGCAACTTGCGAAGGATGTACAGCGTATGCTGCTTAACTTTGGAATTGCCTCCACACGCTCTGCTGAGCCTAGAGGCCAGCATAAAACCAGTCACATCCTTCTGATTGGAGAGCCCTCTGACGTAGAGCGCTTCGCCAAGCACATTGGCTTTCGCTCTCAGCGAAAATCAGCCCTTCTCAGGCAGCACACTACTCGCCGTAGTACTTACATCATGCCCCATCAAGAACAAAGACTACGCCGTATCTACGCCGCGCTGAGTCTTAAGGGTCGTGATAAGGAGAAAATTTATGAATGCATTCGCACCCATGCCCAGCCTGTTGGGTTAAACGCCACCCGTATCCAATTACTGCTTAGTGACCCCGCAATCAGCGGCCACCGGTACACTCGTGTTTGGCGTTGGTGGCATGAGAATGATCTGTTTGCCGACGCTATTAGCTTGGTAGAAGTTGCCAAACCAGCTCGCGTATACGACCTGAGCGTAGAAGGAAAGCCCGCATACCTTGCAGAAGGCTTTGTAAGTCACAATACAATTAACTTTGGTGTGCTCTACGGCATGTCGGCCCACCGCCTATCCAACGAGCTTTCCATTTCCTATGCCGAGGCCGAAGGCTTTATCGAGCGCTACTTCGCCTCCTACCCCAAGGTGCGGGAATGGATTGAACGGGTGTTGGCCGATGCCCGGCAGACCGGCTACGTAGAAACCATGTTTGGCCGCCGCCGCTTTGTGGCCGACCTGGGCTCACGCGTGCGCAGCGTGCGGGAGGCCGCCGAGCGCATGGCCTTCAATATGCCGGTGCAGGGCACCGCCGCCGATTTGATGAAACTGGCTATGGTCAAGCTCCAGCCGGAGCTCGAGCCGCTGGAAGCCCATCTGGTGCTGCAGGTGCACGACGAGCTTCTGGTTGAGGCCCCGGCCGATAAGGCGGAGGCGGTGGCCGGGGTGGTGCGCGAGGTGATGCAGCAGGCCTGGGCTTTGGCGGTGCCCCTCGAGGTCGGCACCGGCATCGGGGAGAACTGGCTCGAGGCCAAGTAG
- the aspS gene encoding aspartate--tRNA(Asn) ligase: protein MSRTLASQIAAHVGQTVTLQGFLHWKRDLGGIQFALLRDRSGIVQVVVDKRFELPLAESSMRVVGEVVANAKAPGGYEVVAQEIEFYAKASEPSPIEIPKEEWRVNPETLLEYRYVSLRGEKARAPLKIQAALVRGFRSYLDSQGFTEIFTPKIVSAGAEGGSNLFGIDYFEHRAYLAQSPQLYKQIMVGVFERVYEVAPVFRAEQHATSRHLNEYLSLDVEMGFIESEQDVMDLEEELIRAMLDEARHTAAPECELLGVEWPNLAEMPRLEHPEARRILREELGMPVGADFNEEAERALGAWAKEKWGVDFLFISKYPESARPFYAYPEGDGSTRGFDLLFRGLEITSGGQRIHQYEVLVEQLKKKGNDPAHFAGYLEVFKYGMPPHGGFAIGAERLTQKLVGLPNVRYARAFPRDRHRLTP, encoded by the coding sequence ATGTCGAGAACCCTTGCCAGTCAGATTGCAGCGCACGTAGGCCAGACCGTTACCCTGCAGGGCTTCCTGCACTGGAAGCGCGACCTGGGCGGGATTCAGTTTGCCCTTTTGCGCGACCGCAGCGGCATTGTACAGGTGGTGGTGGACAAGCGGTTTGAGCTCCCGCTGGCCGAGTCCTCGATGCGGGTGGTGGGTGAGGTGGTAGCCAATGCCAAAGCACCCGGTGGCTACGAGGTGGTGGCCCAGGAGATCGAGTTCTATGCCAAGGCCAGCGAGCCCAGCCCCATCGAGATTCCCAAGGAAGAGTGGCGGGTGAACCCCGAGACCTTGCTGGAGTACCGCTATGTGAGCCTGCGCGGAGAGAAGGCCCGCGCACCCTTGAAAATTCAAGCGGCCTTGGTAAGGGGGTTTCGCAGCTACCTGGATAGCCAGGGCTTTACCGAGATTTTTACCCCCAAGATCGTCTCGGCGGGGGCTGAGGGGGGCAGCAACCTGTTTGGCATTGACTACTTTGAGCACCGGGCTTACCTGGCCCAGTCGCCCCAGCTTTACAAGCAGATTATGGTGGGGGTTTTCGAGCGGGTTTACGAGGTTGCACCGGTGTTTCGGGCCGAGCAGCACGCCACCAGCCGCCACCTCAACGAGTACCTATCGCTGGATGTGGAGATGGGGTTCATCGAGTCGGAGCAGGACGTGATGGACCTCGAGGAGGAACTTATCCGGGCTATGCTGGACGAGGCCCGCCACACCGCCGCACCCGAGTGCGAGCTGCTGGGGGTGGAGTGGCCCAACCTGGCCGAGATGCCCCGCCTCGAGCACCCCGAGGCCCGCCGCATCCTGCGCGAGGAGCTGGGGATGCCGGTAGGGGCCGACTTTAACGAGGAAGCCGAGCGGGCCCTGGGGGCCTGGGCCAAGGAGAAGTGGGGCGTGGACTTCCTGTTCATCAGTAAATACCCAGAGTCCGCCCGGCCCTTCTATGCCTACCCCGAGGGCGATGGCTCCACCCGGGGCTTCGACCTACTGTTCAGGGGCCTCGAGATTACCTCGGGCGGCCAGCGCATCCACCAGTATGAGGTGTTGGTGGAGCAGCTTAAAAAGAAGGGCAACGACCCCGCCCACTTTGCGGGCTACCTCGAGGTCTTCAAGTACGGGATGCCCCCCCACGGCGGCTTTGCCATCGGGGCCGAGCGCCTCACCCAGAAACTGGTGGGTCTGCCCAACGTGCGCTATGCCCGGGCCTTCCCGCGCGACCGCCACCGCCTGACGCCCTAG